From Triticum aestivum cultivar Chinese Spring chromosome 7B, IWGSC CS RefSeq v2.1, whole genome shotgun sequence:
TGAGAAGTCAGGAAAGATGGTAAATAACTGAGCAATGGAGCCAACGATCACCCTAAAATTTGAGGAGCTATAGGTTGAGTTATCGACTGACCAAATTTATCAAAATGACTAAGATCAGTAAAACGTATCTATTCAGCCAGCACCCAACTACTCCCAGGCATCTTACTCAAGCCTCTTTCCTTCATTGTCTTCCTTAACCTCTTAAGCTTGTCCCATTTGTTTGCTTGTGCATatatgttccccaacagtatgtAATATCCACTCTCTCCAGGCGCCTGTTCAAAGCACTTGGAAGCAACGACCTCCCCAAGCTCAACATTGTTATGCAACCTGCAAGAAAGAAGCAAAGCACCCCAAACGCTAGCATGTGGTTGCATCGGCATCTGCCTGATCAGCTGAAACGCTTCATCCAACTTCCCGCTACGCCCAAGGAGATCTACCATGATGGTGTAGTGTTCCGTTGAAGGTCTAATCTTATATTTGCTTGACATGGAAGCAAAACAAGCTCGAGCTTCTTCCACTAGCCCAGCATGGTTGTATGCAGACAACAATCCCACAAAGCTCACTGCATTAGGACGAATATTTGCGTCAGACATCTCCTTGAATAAACCTATAGCTTCGTTTAACTTGCCATTCATCCCGCAGCCCACAATCATTGCACTGTAAGATACCACGTCTCTTGTCCTCAGGCCTTTGAACAAATCAAAAGCGCTATCAATCCGCCCACTCTTGGTGTACAAATCCACGAGGGCGGTGCGCAAGTGATCATCCAGTTCAATTCCCAGAGACCCCATGAAGCTCTTAACCCACAGCCCAAACCTCAAGTTCCCTAGCTGGGAGCAAGCGGAGATGACAGATGAGAAAGTTTTCTCATTGGGCAGAACACAGACATGAGGCTTGAGCATCCGGTTGAAAACTCCAATCGCCTCCCTCGCACAGCCATTTTGTGCATAGCATGTAATCATCACATTCCACGCATAAAGATCATTCTTGTTCTCCATCCGTTCAAACAGGCCAGCAGCAGCCTGAACGTCGCCAGCCTTGGCATACCCGGAGATCATCGTGATCCAGGAGATGTTGCTCCTGACAGGCATCTGCTCGAACATCTCCCTCGCTCGAGTCAGGTGGCCATGGGCGATGAGCCCACAAATGACGGCATTCCAGGACGCGGCGTTCCGCTCAGGCATCTGGTCGAAGAGCTCGATGGCGCTGTCGAGGCGACCAGCCTTGGCGAGGCCCGCGACCATGGAGTTCCATGACACAATGTCCCTCACGGGCATCTGGTCGAACAGAGCGCGCGCGGCAGAGAGGTCCCCGGAGCGGAGAAGTGAGGCGAGCAGTGAGTTCCGGGAAACGAGTAGGGAATGCGGCGCCCGTGCTCCCGAGGGAGGCGTTTCGTCGAGCAGGCTGCGCGCAGCGACGGGGTCGCGGGAATAGAGGTTGGCAAGCGCGGCGTGTGGGTACGGGTGCGCGAGGAGGCCTAGGCGAAGAATATGAGCGTGGAAGGAAGCGGCAGCCGTGGCCACAGTATGGGCGGGGAGGCGGGAGACGGACTTGAGGACGGCCGCGAGGGCGAAGGGGCAggggcggtgggcggcgccggAGCGGAAGGACGATAGGTAGAGCGCAATGGCGCGGCGCGGGAGGCCCTGGTCTGCGGCAGCGCGGATGGCCAGTGTCCACGGTGAGTTGACGTGATCGGCGGTAGGGTTCGGCATGGACCGTCGCCTATGCTTTCCGGCGACTCACGTTCCCGGTAGCTGGGGTGGGAGGGCAGACATGACTGACGCCCGTTTTTGGGGGTTTCAGGTAACAGAGAGAATCAGTAGCTAAAACTCAAAATCGGAAACTTTTGGTCGATCCCAACCATAGCCGATGGCTAAACCAAAAGGCAACTCCAATCGCAACCCGCAAATTTTCTCTGTTCACGAATAGAGGGACCACTTCATAGACAAGGATGCAAAAGAATGGCATCCAACCGTAGCGGCATACATCCGACCTTTTAAGTTTTTTTCTAGTCTGTATGATCAAGTAGTCGCATGCAAAGGGTACACAcgttcaaatagccgcatgcaacacaagtttaaattttaaaaaagttcaaatattacatcccaacattgttgtcccctttCACCGCCCAGAGATGCTCAATCAGATCTCCCTTCAGCTGCCCGTGAGTTGGTCAATgtcgaatttgttgatgcatttgaataaactcctCAAATGTGACCGGATTCTGGTCAggaagttggataggatcacccatgttctcaaatttcAGAGTTGCGGCAATatcgtcaccctcatcctcgacgatcatgttgtgcataatCATACAACATGTCACCACCTCCCACGAGGTCTCCGGATCCCATTGTTTTGCAGGTCCACGAACAACTGCAAAACGGGCCTGaagaactccaaatgccctctcgacatcctttctTGTTGCTTCTTGACTTTGAGCAAAGTGAGCCTTTTTTCTGGCCAACTGGATTTGTGATGGTGCTGACAAAGGTAACCCATGGAGGATAGATAGTgtcaaccagatagtagcccatCTTGTACTCATGTCCATTGATTATATAGTGGCAAGGATGAGCTTTTCATTCAGTTAGCCTCGTAAACAACGATGATCGTTGCAGCACATTtatgtcattgtgagacccgggTATATGCCAAAGAAAGCGTGTCAAATCCAAAGATCTTGTGATGCAACTGATtaaagaatgatggtgggcttcttaacatgaccttGATATTGCCCTCATAAAGCCTTCgagcagttcttccatttccaatgcatgaagTGCCACTCTCTTGCTTCTGAGATTGTCAGCAGTGTCTGCCACAATTGGTTCTATCAGGTAATGAGGTCCGAACACCTCGACCATGGCAGTTGCAAACATGATCATGGCATCTCCGCATGTGCTCTCAAACATCCATAAGTACTCGTCCCACGAATCAGTGACCGCGCCATATGAAAGCATCCGAAGTGCCCCCGTGGacttctggtaaccagagaatCCAATTGTTCCCACGACGTCCTTCTTcaggatgaagtagtcatcataggaccGGCCATGGTACAAACGATCAAAGACAATCTAGCGCATCCAAAAATGCCGGCGAAAATGGTCAGCGAATAGTGCATCGGGGGCAAAGTAGTCGGCCATCAGTGTCAAATGCCCGTGCACCCTATTGCAGTTGAGCACTATATGACCCTTGACCGAGctcttgaaattgagaacatgctcctccgcaCGCTCTGCATCTTCACGAACCGCCCGCATCATCGCCATCTCATCGGAGTACTCATCGTCTGATGAGTTGTCGGACGACTCAACATACCGCTCGTATATGTGCTCCAAATTGGAATCCATTGCTACATAGAAGGGACAACTGTTTTCAGCTCCGGTGATTCATCGAACAGTTGTCGAGCACGGTAGAGGATGGTACTTGGCGGGGCGATCGAAGGACAGGGGGTTGAAcggagaaggagaagaagcggCAGGGAGCCCTGCTGGATCACTGGAAGTGACGGAGAAGCAGATTTCCGGTAGGGGTGTGGTGTGGTGGTCGGGGTGGTGGAGCGGCGACGACAGCAACAGAGAAAGAAGGAAGGACAAAAATGAAGAGGATGGGGTCGCGGGGCCGgggaagggttttgggtgggcctgGGGTGTCGGATTCGTACGTTTGGTGTGTCCGCTCTCCCGCACCCCCCACTTTTGTCTCCGTTTTGCGGGAGAAATCACGTCCGGGCCGCCCCGTGGACCGATACAGGACCACATTGGATGGCTTCGGCGGTATCGACAACGCGGCTCGGACGGTTGCGGGAGGTTTATgggtccgccttggagatgccctttggACCCTACATCGGTCGACTGATCCAAACAGAAGATCGGTCGCTCGCGAACCATAAGATGCGGACACACACATCCGTTGATCCTCCGCCTCGCATCCACTTTCTCCTTCCTCTCTGCATCATTTGTCTCCCCCGCGCACGATTGCAGCAGACTCACCCCTCCTTGTTGACCTTTGTCCGCAGCATTTAGCTTGGCGAGGGCATCAACCGCTAAAgaaacactttcgtgatgatacatgtttgtcacagtgggtcacgttttctgtcatgcatgtacatccatgataattttatgacagaatcaagatagtcatacccgtgctgtcgtagaagtgttccatgccattatcagaattatcatcatggaagtgtccacttccatgacgataaatcgcgtgtcatagaagtgctttcgtcaagggtaaccgacacgtggcatccaccgtaacgggtcgctgttaagctatcaggttccggtttggatcggataacccgttaagaaccccgaccaatggggattttccacatgtaaaattctcattcgccggataatgcacgtgtcagctcatcgttgggacaaatgtcatccctACAATGGACGGAATACGCCTACGATATGTCAACACATGGCACAGCCCAATACTGGCCCATTTaaggtaaaaaggccggcccagctaaaggcccaccatattttttcagacactagtgggctggcccgttaacagcctgccacgtttgggtcaaattgaggcccatataaGATCGGGCCCATTCAAAGCCtgtcgtgttttgggccaaattacggcccatatcagatcaggccctgatacgtctccaacgtatctataatttttgattgctccatgctactttatctactgttttggactatattgggctttattttccacttttatattatttttgggactaacctattaaccggaggcccggcccagaattgctgttttttgcctttttcagtatttcgaagaaacagaatattagacggagtccaaacggaatgaaaccttcgggatcgtgattttccaaccgaacgtgatccagaagacttggaccctactccaagaagcttccgaggaggtcacgagggtggagggcgcgccccctgggcgcgcccctacctcgtgggcccctcggagctccaccgacgtactccttcctcctatatatacctacgtatccccgaacgatcagaacaggagccaaaaacctaattccaccgccgcaaccttctgtatccacgagatcccatcttggggcctgttccggagctccgccggagggggcatccaccacggagggcttctacatcatcaccatagcccctccgatgaagtgtgagtagtttacttcagacctttgggtccatagctagtagctagatggcttcttctctctttttggatctcaatacaatgttctccccctctctcgtggagatctattcgatgtaatcttctttttgcggtgtgtttgttgagactgatgaattgtgggtttatgatccagtattatctatggaaaatatttgattcttctctgaattcttttatgtatgattgagttatctttgcaagtctcttcgaattatccgtttggtttggccaactagattggtagttcctgcaatgggagaagtgcatggctttgggttcaatcttgcggtgtccctacccagtgacagaaggggcagcaaggcatgtattgtattgttgccatcaaggataacaagacggggttttTATCattttgcatgaatttatccctctacatcatgtcatcttgcttacggcgttactctgtttttaacttaatactctagatgcatgctggatagcgctcgatgagtggagtaatagtagtagatgcagaatcattttgatctacttgttttggacatgatgcctatatacatgatcattgcctagatatactcataactatgctcagttctgtcaattgctcaacagtaatttgttcacccaccatagaatacttatgctcttgagagaagccactagtgaaacctatgccccccgggtctattctcatcatatcaatctatatcactttatttacttgccttgtttttactttgcttttactttttactttgcatctatctatcaaaaataccaaaaatattatctctatcagatctcactctcgtaagtgaccgtgaagggattgacaacccctaagcattggttgcgagttgctatcgttttgtgtaggtacgagggacttgtgtgtggtctcctactggattgatatcttggttctcaaaaactgagggaaatacttacgctactttgctgcatcatcctctcctcttcggggaaatgcaacgcggtgctcaagaggtagcaagaagaatttctagcgccgttgccggggaggcttacgcaaaagtcaacataccaagtacccatcacaatccctatctctcgcattacattatttgccatttgcctctcattttcctctcccccacttcacccttgccgttttattcgccctctctttcccaatctcctcctctctttccgttGCCTTTTTCCTCTCCCTTTTTTtagctcgtgtgttagtttgcctATTTGCtgtgatggctctacctagatttggtgaccttcactTTAAAAGGCTtgaggagatcgaaagcaatgttagaaaatttatggttttgcaatttgagcacaataatttctttaggaatgaacttaaggaacaaaaaagttttatgagctttatgaataaagaactcgatgatatgtctagagaatttgatggtataagggcccaaattgctcgtcttgaagagatgaccgctgaaatttcggatatgcaagctaccttagtcaataagatggccgctaaaccgaattcctatgaaaatcaagatgaagatctaaaagttgttgatgtgtcccccattaaatctttgttttgcaatatgaatcttgatgaatctgaagattatcttcctttacctagaaggcgttctaagaattcggagtttctagatcttgatgatgaaattgatgaaagtgggattgaaataaatagaaatcgtgatgttgctaaaccaactattttggatctcaaggaatttaattaggaaaattgctctttgattggttgtatttccttgttgcaatccgtgttagaatctcctcatgcttatagtcaaaataaggcctttaccgaacacattgttgattccttgatgcaatcttatgaagaaaaacttgagatgaaagtttctatccctagaaaactctatgatgagtgggaacctactattaaaattaaaattaaggactttgagtttcatgctttatgtgatttgggtgctagtgtctctactattcccaaaactttatgtgatttgctagatttccgtgattttgatgattgctctctaaacttgcatcttgcggattccactattaaaaagcctatgggaagaattaatgatgttcttattattgcaaataggaattatgcgcccgtagattttatcgttcttgatatagattgcaatccttcatgtcctattattcttggtagacctttccttagaacgattggtgcaattattgatatgaaggaagggaatattagattccaatttcccttaaagaatggtatggaacacttccctataaagaaagtaaaattaccatattaatctatcatgagagccacttatggattgcctaccaaagatggcaatacctagatctatccttgcttttatgcctagctaggggcgttaaaccatagcgcttgttgggaggcaacccaattttattttgtgttttttgtttttgcttctgtttaggaataaataatccatctaccttctgtttggatgtggttttatgttttagttagtgtttgtgccaagtaggacctataggataacctacgatgatagttgatttgattctgccgaaaaatagaaactttgtatGCACGAATATAATTATGATAAATTACAGGAACgtacttttgcgttgattctttttgcttctgagcaataaacaaattgtctagaacttcctattttggtagaatttttagagttccagaagtttgcgttagttacagattactatagactgttctgtttttgacagattctgtttttcgtgtgttgtttgcttattttgatgaatctatggctagtaaaatagtttatgaaccatagagaagttggaatacagtaggtttaacaccaatataaataaagaatgagttcattatagtaccttgaaatagtcttttgttttctttctctaacggagctcacgagatttctgttgagttttgtgttgtgaagtcttCAAGGTTTGGGTGAactcttttgatggattatggaacaaggagtagcaagagcctaagcttggggatgccccggaaggcatcccctctttcgtacgcttccatcggtaatttacttggagctatatttttattcaccaacatgatatgtgttttgcttggagcgtcttgtattatttgcgtctttgcttgttagtttaccacaatgatccttgttgtacacaccttttgagagagccatacatgaattgaaaattgttagaatactctatgcgcttcacttatatcttttgagcttgatacttttgctcatagtgcttcacttatatctttttgagcgtgataatttttactctagtgcttcacttagatcttttagagtacggtggtggatttgttttaaagaaacttgatctctcatgcttcacttagattattttgagagtcgttaatagcatggtaatttgcttaatgttaatatacttggtattcaagatatgtgaaactttcttttgagtgaattgaatactaagataagtttgatgcttgctaattgttttgagatatggaggtgataatatcaaagtcgtgctagttgggtgattatgaatttgagaaatacttgtgttgaagttagcaaatcccgtagcatgcatgtatggttaaagttgtgtaacaaatttgaaacatgaagtgtacctggcttgtgcatccttatgagtggcggtcggggacgagcgatggtcttttcctaccaatctatccccctaggagcatgtgcgtagtatttgaatttttgatgacttctaaatttttgcaacaagtatatgagttcttttgactaatgttgagtccatggattatacgcactctcacctttccgcctttgctagcctcttcggtaccgtgcattgccctttctcacctttctcgtaagtgaccgtgaagggattgacaacccctaagcgttggttgcgagttgctatcgttttgtgtaggtacgagggacttgtgtgtggtctcctactagattgataccttggttctcaaaaactgagggaaatacttacgctactttgctgcatcatcctctcctcttcggggaaatccaacgcagtgctcaagaggtagcaggcccgttaataggccactgttcttttgggcccattctaagtcgggtttgtatttcagcctgttaaatgcccgtttaccagttcggccccataatagttttggcctgttagcggcccgtggtgcatttgggacgttgtcggcccggtttcACTTTAGGCCATTTAATGGCCCAGGCAGAAACTGGGTTATTTCTTGTCCAAAGTAACTTCAGGCCTCTTAACGGCTCATAGTCTTCGTGGATATATTTCAGCCAAACTAGCCTACAGgtctgttaatggcccgtgtaacagttggccTAATTACATCCcacgttgaatccggcctgcttacagcccatctgttAATGGCACGTGACACCGTTGGGCCTACGGCCCGCGTTGATACTGGCCTGCTTAACGTCCATAATTTTATGGGCCAAAcagggcccgagatatattttggcttgTTAACGACTCATTCTatttggccaaacatgggccttaggcagttttggcctgtattggcccgtgaatttttcggctcaacgctagcccaatctagtttttagcttgttaaaagcccatggtattctctggcccaaccgccagaactttactcggcctctTAAAGGCGGAAAACTACTATACGTTTAGagctgctaatggcccaagatgattataggcccacgttttggcccatatataGTGAGttacgggccggcctgaagaccgacaacattgagatccattgaagcttccggcctaaattacagcatatcaactaagaataaacctagactatacaataaagaaattacgatatattacatccactgggcatcaaagttcgccacaggtgataataaagcgcaacgtgacCACGGATTACATATattgggcatcaaaggtcgccaccagtgcatataaatgcgctgacaaaagaatatacaaaaccgaGAGCACTTTAGAAGGCATTAGGCCTGGCCTGGACGTgcaccgcaagcagccgaacaagctgatgagaccttagttgtgtcaacgatagatgctctaTCCCTAGTTGTATAGCACCAAAGCCTgcaaggcagtcctctgagatcttctttgcatcattgacatcaagttggaGCTAAGCTAAAGCAAGCCTTTCCACTTTAAGtggagactgaagaagtcaaactaattgaggcagcaactacacagaggttgtctcacggctgctggtgagtagcttcaactcactatcttcatcaagacatgaccttgggTTCATCTCACTttcttcaagatggtttggctcactatcttccctaaagttctgcctggcataagagatatgactctgaaagagaaacaaggagacatgtaacatgtttcacaattatataagaaaataaatggatctgttctgcataaggaacatatttttacaactacaatttaaaactggtagttgttgcaaacatccaatcagatgtaaacaccaaagtaaacaacagtggaggaaatgatgcctatccaaatctatagtagaacaaagtttgaaggcttgagaaggatgagcttacattacatgttaacacaggctggacaaagcccttctccatgtcgatggaaggataattcaataaattccccaaagaaacttctttataagcgttgccattattctacattttgtaaagagtaaatatagatcaaataatattggaagaaatagaggattatgaagctcaggtgcagagtgatgatacataatcaaatagcaattaattaagtacaaggTTACAAGggaaaaggtactgacaagaggaattcagacatcaacgtgtgcagtggcattggctttattcaacattttggtaagagtaaatgtagatctgataatttggagaaagtggaggacATGGTAGATAAGATGCAgaccgttattacttgtcgctcaaatggatgtatccagCACTATTAAGTTCTATCCAATTGAGCAACAATTAATTaaatacagagggagtacatgacaacacgtacttacatgagcaatccaaaacttcataaccattgtgttaattctacatttatctaagagtaaatatagatcttataatttcgagcaaagggaggataaagaagcgaacatttacaatgATGCTTCAAAcatcaatgagtgtaagtatgctgacaaagggcaagaggaactgacaagagcaatgcagtgcctagtattgttgtgagatcctatgatcctttgagcaaggagattcatctggaattagttttcatacaagagagaaggtaaggcacattgatgacccacaagtataggggatatatcgtagtccttttgataagtaagagtgtcgaacccgaagaggagcagaaggaaatgacaagcggttttcagtaaggtattctctgcaagcactgaaattgtaggtaatagatagttttgtgataagataatttgtaacgggtaacaagcaatgaaagtaaatgaagtgcagcaaggtggcccaatcctttttgtagcaaaggacaagcctggacaaattcttataatgagaaaagtgctcccgaggacacatgggaattatcgtcaagctagtttcatcacgctcatatgattcgtgttcggtactttgataatttgatatgtgggtggaccggtgcttgggtactgccctttattggacaagcatcccacttatgattaacccctattgcaagcatccgcaactacaaaataagtattaaggtaaacctaaccatagcatgaaactaatggatccaaatcagccccttacgaagcaacacataaactagggtttaagcttctgtcactctagcaacccatcatctacttattacttcccaatgccttcctctaggcccaaataatggtgaagtgtcatgtagtcgacattcacataacaacactagaggagagacaacatacatctcatcaaaatatcgaacgaataccaaattcacatgactactaatagcaagacttcacccatgtcctcaggaacaaacgtaactactcacaaagcatactcatgttcatgatcagaggagtagtaatatgcattaaggatctgaacatatgatcttccaccaaataaaccaattagcatcaactacaaggagtaatcaacactactagcaacccacaggtaccaatttgtggttttgatacaagattggatacaagagatgaactagggttttgagaggagatggtactggtgaagatgttgatggagattgaccccctcccgatgagatgatcgttggtgatgacgatggtgatgatttccccctcccagagggaagtttccccagcagaacaactctaccggagccctagattggttccgccaaggttccgccttgtggcggcggagtttcatcctgtaagcttgcttatgattttttcagggtaaaagccttcatatagcagaagatgggcaccgaaaggccaccagggggcccaggagacaggggggggCGCCagtagggtgggcgcgcccccaccctcctagccagggtgtgggcccccgctggtattttcttcgctcaataattcttattaattccaaaagtgacttccgtggagtttcaggatttttggagctgtgcagaataggtttccaatatttgctccttttccagctagaattctagctgtcggcattccccctcttcatggtaaaccttgtaaaataagagagaatagccataagtattgtgacataacttgtaataccagcccataatgcaataaatatcgatataaaagcatgatgcaaaatggacgtatcaactcccccaagcttacacctcgcttgtcctcaagcggaagccgaaatcgaaaaatatgtccacatgtttagagatagaggtgtcgataaaaaataaaatacggacat
This genomic window contains:
- the LOC123161344 gene encoding pentatricopeptide repeat-containing protein At4g22760 codes for the protein MPNPTADHVNSPWTLAIRAAADQGLPRRAIALYLSSFRSGAAHRPCPFALAAVLKSVSRLPAHTVATAAASFHAHILRLGLLAHPYPHAALANLYSRDPVAARSLLDETPPSGARAPHSLLVSRNSLLASLLRSGDLSAARALFDQMPVRDIVSWNSMVAGLAKAGRLDSAIELFDQMPERNAASWNAVICGLIAHGHLTRAREMFEQMPVRSNISWITMISGYAKAGDVQAAAGLFERMENKNDLYAWNVMITCYAQNGCAREAIGVFNRMLKPHVCVLPNEKTFSSVISACSQLGNLRFGLWVKSFMGSLGIELDDHLRTALVDLYTKSGRIDSAFDLFKGLRTRDVVSYSAMIVGCGMNGKLNEAIGLFKEMSDANIRPNAVSFVGLLSAYNHAGLVEEARACFASMSSKYKIRPSTEHYTIMVDLLGRSGKLDEAFQLIRQMPMQPHASVWGALLLSCRLHNNVELGEVVASKCFEQAPGESGYYILLGNIYAQANKWDKLKRLRKTMKERGLSKMPGSSWVLAE